Proteins encoded together in one Acidaminococcus timonensis window:
- a CDS encoding LysR family transcriptional regulator: protein MQYEKRRVYTETNKYKALLQAIEQGSITAAARELEYSPSGLTRVLDGLERELGLPLLQRSPQGVELTLEGQDLLPAIRELLYWAGQIQERSASLQGLEQGELAIGSYYSIASCWLPAILRDFQRDFPHIRIHVQEAGNRTLLQGLRDRKLSCCLFNRNAGYQGDWIPLYQDRLVAWIPESHPLAAKKAIRPEDLDGQPFIDPLPHQGTDTALFLKKYHVQPDIRFTTSNMYTCWTMVEAGLGLSMDNALSSRGWSGAVRVLPFDTPDRLELGIALPSKKEASPALKKFIQYVKRTVGELTRQSGIPFR, encoded by the coding sequence ATGCAATACGAAAAGAGGCGGGTCTATACGGAAACCAACAAATACAAGGCCCTGCTCCAGGCCATAGAGCAGGGAAGCATCACGGCTGCGGCACGGGAACTGGAATATTCTCCTTCCGGTCTTACCCGGGTACTGGACGGACTGGAAAGGGAACTGGGACTGCCCCTGCTCCAGCGCAGTCCCCAGGGCGTAGAGCTGACCCTGGAAGGACAGGACCTGCTGCCTGCCATCCGGGAGCTGCTGTACTGGGCCGGCCAGATCCAGGAACGCAGTGCCAGTCTGCAGGGCCTGGAACAGGGGGAGCTGGCCATCGGCAGCTACTACAGCATCGCTTCCTGCTGGCTGCCTGCCATATTGCGGGATTTCCAGCGGGATTTCCCCCATATCCGGATCCATGTGCAGGAAGCCGGTAATCGGACCCTGCTGCAGGGACTCCGGGACCGGAAACTGAGCTGCTGCCTGTTCAACAGGAATGCCGGGTATCAGGGGGACTGGATCCCCCTCTATCAGGACCGGCTGGTGGCCTGGATCCCGGAATCCCATCCCCTGGCAGCGAAAAAGGCCATCCGTCCAGAAGATCTGGACGGACAGCCTTTCATCGATCCGCTGCCCCATCAGGGGACGGATACGGCCCTTTTTTTGAAAAAATATCATGTGCAGCCGGACATCCGTTTTACCACCAGCAATATGTATACCTGCTGGACCATGGTGGAAGCAGGTCTTGGGCTGTCCATGGACAACGCTCTGAGCAGCCGCGGATGGAGCGGCGCTGTGCGGGTATTGCCCTTCGATACCCCTGACCGGCTGGAACTGGGGATTGCCCTGCCTTCCAAAAAGGAGGCGTCTCCGGCTTTGAAAAAATTCATCCAGTACGTGAAACGTACGGTGGGGGAACTTACCCGGCAAAGTGGA
- a CDS encoding MATE family efflux transporter → MFTESPATGTFQSRLRRILGVMIPILITQLCITGMSLFDTVMSGHAGTRELAGVAIGSNIWMPVFTGLNGILQALTPIVANYRGARQFEKISGAVFSGLTLAAALAFGIIAAGSQLLPKILDTMSLEPAVRQVAFRYLGFVAWGILPLFSASILRCFVDSLGYTQVTMRLFLLTMPINACMNYIFIFGKLGMPALGGPGAGVGTAITCWLLLMAFVLVVLRLKVFREFHVFRRSGFSFHHVREHLRVGIPMGLAIFLETSFFGVECLLVSRFGTVVVAANQAAMSFCNMLYMVPLSFSLSLTILVGAYVGARDFAQAKAYADTGRISNILIGACFGLCLFLGRGLIATLYTEDAALLAPIMHFLTFAVAFQFFDSTAAPIQGVLRGYKDVKATFYSALAAYWGIALPFGLLLDHVWGKGPDSYWIGLITGIFFSAAFLSLRLRHIEKTRVSGI, encoded by the coding sequence TTGTTTACGGAAAGCCCTGCTACAGGAACTTTTCAAAGCCGGCTGCGGCGGATCCTGGGGGTCATGATCCCCATCCTGATCACCCAGCTGTGTATTACGGGGATGAGTCTGTTCGATACAGTCATGAGCGGCCATGCAGGGACAAGGGAATTGGCCGGGGTGGCCATCGGCAGCAACATCTGGATGCCGGTGTTCACGGGCCTGAACGGCATTCTTCAGGCACTGACACCCATTGTGGCCAACTACCGGGGTGCCCGCCAGTTCGAAAAAATCTCCGGGGCCGTGTTCAGCGGCCTGACCCTGGCGGCGGCCCTGGCCTTCGGCATCATTGCCGCAGGCAGCCAGCTGCTGCCGAAGATCCTGGATACCATGAGCCTGGAACCGGCAGTGCGGCAGGTGGCCTTCCGCTACCTGGGCTTTGTGGCCTGGGGCATCCTGCCGCTGTTTTCTGCCAGCATCCTCCGGTGCTTTGTGGACAGCCTGGGGTATACCCAGGTGACCATGCGGCTGTTCCTTCTGACCATGCCCATCAACGCCTGTATGAACTACATCTTCATCTTTGGAAAATTGGGCATGCCTGCCCTGGGCGGCCCGGGTGCCGGGGTAGGCACGGCCATTACTTGCTGGCTGCTGCTTATGGCCTTTGTCCTGGTGGTGCTGCGGCTGAAGGTGTTCCGGGAATTCCACGTGTTCCGGCGGAGCGGATTCTCCTTCCACCATGTACGGGAACATCTGCGGGTCGGCATTCCCATGGGACTGGCCATTTTCCTGGAAACCAGCTTCTTCGGTGTGGAATGTCTGCTGGTTTCCCGGTTCGGTACCGTTGTGGTGGCAGCCAACCAGGCCGCCATGAGCTTCTGCAACATGCTATACATGGTGCCCCTGAGCTTCTCCCTGTCCCTGACCATCCTGGTGGGAGCGTATGTGGGGGCCCGGGATTTTGCCCAGGCCAAAGCCTATGCAGATACGGGGAGGATCTCCAACATCCTGATCGGAGCCTGTTTCGGGCTGTGCCTGTTCCTGGGCAGGGGGCTTATTGCAACCCTGTACACCGAGGATGCAGCGTTGCTGGCACCCATCATGCACTTTTTGACCTTTGCGGTGGCGTTCCAGTTCTTCGACAGCACGGCAGCTCCCATCCAGGGAGTGCTGCGGGGCTACAAGGACGTGAAGGCCACGTTCTATTCGGCCCTGGCTGCTTACTGGGGCATTGCTCTGCCCTTTGGGCTGCTGCTGGACCATGTGTGGGGAAAGGGGCCGGACAGTTACTGGATCGGACTGATCACGGGGATCTTCTTTTCGGCGGCCTTCCTGAGCCTGCGGCTGCGGCACATAGAAAAGACCAGAGTCTCCGGAATTTGA
- a CDS encoding DMT family transporter gives MNKNAAKLLMAMVILTRSSAFIFSKFAMEELSPFQALGFRFTLACLLMGAVLYRHIARALSEDRSLARKSCLLGFLLFCIMGCEMESLRTAEVHTVAFLENLSLALVPLFLALWYRRLPQDRILQGAGFILLGVAALTIGNSGFTLAGGEGWALMAALFYALYIIATGKLAASSDAKALGILQMGFMGLLSFAAALVLEGGIFLPVRALTWESLLFQILVCSCFGFTFQPVAQQSISAEETGMFCAINPLFASLLGHWVFGEAFGPTAILGAVYILTGLAFVNWPKKMQGLPEKAAPAQQLAGCHRSRTLVANQ, from the coding sequence ATGAACAAGAATGCTGCCAAACTGCTGATGGCAATGGTGATCCTGACCCGCAGCAGCGCGTTTATCTTTTCCAAGTTTGCCATGGAGGAGCTCTCCCCCTTCCAGGCCCTGGGGTTCCGGTTCACCCTGGCCTGTCTGCTGATGGGGGCTGTGCTGTACCGGCACATTGCCCGGGCGCTCAGCGAAGACAGATCCCTGGCCAGAAAAAGCTGCCTGCTGGGATTCCTGCTGTTCTGTATCATGGGATGTGAAATGGAGAGTCTGCGCACCGCAGAAGTCCATACGGTGGCCTTTCTGGAAAACCTGTCCCTGGCCCTGGTTCCCCTGTTCCTGGCTCTGTGGTACCGCCGGCTGCCCCAGGACCGGATCCTCCAGGGTGCCGGTTTCATCCTGCTGGGGGTTGCCGCTCTCACCATTGGAAACAGCGGATTCACCCTTGCCGGCGGGGAAGGATGGGCGCTTATGGCTGCCCTGTTCTATGCACTGTACATCATTGCCACTGGAAAACTGGCTGCATCCAGTGATGCCAAAGCCCTGGGCATCCTGCAGATGGGCTTCATGGGACTCCTGAGTTTTGCCGCCGCGCTGGTGCTGGAAGGGGGCATCTTCCTGCCTGTCAGGGCTCTCACCTGGGAATCTCTCCTTTTCCAGATCCTGGTGTGCAGCTGCTTCGGCTTCACCTTCCAGCCCGTAGCCCAGCAGTCCATCAGTGCCGAAGAAACGGGCATGTTCTGTGCCATCAATCCCCTGTTTGCCTCGCTGCTGGGCCATTGGGTATTCGGAGAAGCCTTTGGTCCCACAGCCATTTTAGGGGCCGTATACATTTTGACAGGACTGGCATTCGTCAATTGGCCGAAAAAAATGCAGGGGCTGCCTGAAAAGGCAGCTCCTGCACAGCAGCTGGCCGGCTGCCATCGTTCCCGGACTCTGGTTGCAAATCAGTGA